Sequence from the Chloroflexota bacterium genome:
ACGCCCATTGCCGAAGGCATTATTGTCGGTGCGGGCATCGGCGCCGCCATGGGCGGCCTGCGACCCGTCTGCGAGCTCATGACCATCAACTTCGGGCTGCTGGCCGCCGATATGCTGATCAACCACGCGGCCAAACTGCACTACATGTTCGCCGGACAGATCAAAGTGCCGCTGGTCGTGCGCTCGGTGGGCGGCGGCGGCCGGCAGTTGGCGGCAACACACTCGCAGTCACTGGAGGTGCTGTTCGCGTACGTACCCGGCATGAAGGTGGTGATGCCGTCCACCCCGTACGACGCCAAGGGAATGCTCAAAGCCGCCATCCGTGACGACAATCCGGTGTTGTTCATCGAGCATAGCCTGCTGTACCCGATCAAGGGCGATGTGCCGGAGGGGGACTACACGGTTCCGCTCGGCGTCAGCGACATCAAGCGCGAGGGCGCCGATGTGACCATCGTGGCCTATTCGCGCATGGTGCATGTCGCGCTCGAAGCGGCGGATCGCCTGGCGACCGAGGGCATTAGCGCGGAGGTGATCGACCTGCGCACGCTGCGCCCGCTCGACATCCAGCCGCTGATCGAGTCGTTCAAGAAGACCAACCACGCCATCATCGTAGAGGAAGACTGGCGCACCTACGGCATCGGCGCCGAGATCGCCTGCCAGGTGTACGAGCAGGCGTTCGATTACCTCGATGCGCCGATTGTGCGCTGCGCCGGCCTCGAAGTTCCGATGCCATACGCCAAGAACCTGGAGGCGCTGGCCATCCCGGGCGTGGGCGACGTGGTGCGCGCCGCCAAGGAGCTGGTAGGCTAACATGGCAACCAATATCATCATGCCCAAGCTGGGCTTCGACATGTCGTCCGGCAAAGTCGTACGCTGGTTGAAAACCGAAGGCGCGGCGGTACGTCGTGGGGAAGCGGTGCTCGAAATCGAGACCGACAAGGCCACTGTTGAAGTTCAGGCCGAGGTGGACGGCATTCTCGGGAGCATAATCGTCGCCGAGGGTGATGTGCCGGTCGGCAATGCGATCGGCCAGATCCTCGCCGCCGGCGAATCGATGGGTGCTGCCGCTCCCGCAGCGGCCCCGATTGCCAAAGCGACGGTAACGGCGGCCCCGGGCAAATCAGCCGAGAGCACCCCGCGCCCCACGATTGCTGCGCCGTCTGGTACTGCGCTGAACGCCGGCGGACGGATTGTCGCTTCGCCCATTGCGCGGCGGTTGGCGCAGGAGATGAGCGTTGACCTGACGCGCATCAAAGGCACCGGTCCAGGCGGCCGCATCGTACGCGACGATGTCAAGGCGCAGAAGGCATCGCAGCCGGCTGCACAGGCGCTCGCTGCGATACCGTCGGCAGCTCCGGCCGCCGGCGATCTGCTGCTGACGCGCATGCGCCAGACGATCGCCCGGCGCATGGCCGAGAGCAAGGGGCCGATCCCGCAGTTTTACATCACATCCGAAGTGGACATGGGCGCCGCCATGGCGGTAGTGAACCAGATGCTGGAGGCCGGCAAGGCCGAGGACTTGCGCGTTTCGCCGCTGACGCTGGTTATGAAGGCCTGCGGACTCATGCTGCGCAAGTATCCGGCGCTGAACGCGTCGTTCGGCGGCGACCGGCTGATAATGCACGAGCGCGTGAACATCGGGGTAGCAGTCGCCATCGAAGGCGGCCTGCTGACACCGGTCGTGCCGGACTGCGACCAGAAGTCGGTGGCGCAGATCGCGCGCGATACGCGCGCCGCCGCGGAACGGGCGCGCAGTGGAAAGCTGAATACGGACGACATGAGCCAGGGCACCTTCAGCATCAGCAACCTCGGCATGTTCGATGTCGAACATTTCGTGGCGATCGTGAACCCGCCGGAGGCCGCCATCCTCGCGCTCGGCACGGCGAAGGAAGCGCCGGTGGTCGAGAACGGCCAATTGAAGACCGGCTGGCGGATGAAGATGACGCTGTCAGCCGACCACCGCATCACCGACGGGGCCGAGGCGGCGCGCTTCCTGCAGGAAGTCAAAAAGCTGTTGCAGACGCCCATGGCGCTGTTTCTGTAATACGAGTGTGAACAGGGGCGACTGCGGTCACCTTGGATTGTTTGCGCCACATGAACATGAAACGGCATATCGCACTGCTCGCCGCATCGATCATCGTGGCGGCCACTGCGGCACTCGCCCTGTTTGAGCGCCGCGACGCGGATCTACCGGTTGCGCCGACTGGCACAACCGCGCCGCTGTTATTCGACGGCGCGTCGGCCATGCGCTTCGCGCAGGCCCAGTGCGACATCGGACCGCGGCCGACCGGCACGGCGCAGGGCAAACAGACCGGCGACACCATCATCGCCACGCTCAAGTCGTTTGGCTGGAGCGTCGAAGAGCAGAAGTTCGACTATCGGGCAGTGCCTATCCGTAACATCATCGCCAAACGAGGGCAAGGGGCGCCGGTCATCCTGGGCGCGCACTACGATACACGCCCGCGCGCCGACCAGGATCCGCGCAGCCCCGCCTCGCCGATCATCGGCGCGAATGACGGCGCCAGCGGCGTAGCCGTGCTGCTCGAACTGGCGCGTGTGCTGCCGGCGCTGCCCGCCAAATCGATCTGGCTGGCATTCTTCGACGCCGAGGATTGGGGCGGCATCGACGGCTGGCCGTTCTCGGTCGGAGCCGATTACCTGGCCGCTTCGCTGACGCAGGCACCGCAGGCGGTGGTTGTACTGGACATGATCGGCGACCGCGACCTGCAGATCTACTACGAACAGAACTCCAATATGGCGATCCAGCAGGCGATCTTTGGGGAGGCGGCGCGACTCGGATATAGTGCGAACTTTATTGCCCAGCCACGCTTCTCGATGACGGACGACCACACGCCGTTTCTACAGCGCGGTTATGCGGCGGTCGACCTGATTGACTTTGACTACCCGTACTGGCACACGCTGGCTGATACCTGTGATAAAATATCTGCTATGAGTATGGAGAAGGTGGGGAGAACTATGACTTCATGGCTGGCACGGTCAAAGGCGGCGCCCTAACCGGCGGCACTGCATGAAAACACGATCGTACCCGACCCATGCCCCGGCCGAGAAGGCGTTCCTGGTCGGCGTCGAGCTCAAGCACGACATATCCAGCTTCCACATTCTCGATTCGCTCGACGAACTGGCGCAGCTATGCGGCACCGCCGGCCTGGAGGTCGTGGGCCAGGCCACGCAGAAACTCGAATCAGTTCACCCCAACACGTACGTTGGCAAGGGCAAGGTCGAGGAATTGGTCGCGTGGAAACGCGAGCTCAATTTCGACGTGGCGGTCTTTGACGACGAGTTGCTGCCGCGCCAGGGTCGCGAACTGGAAGACGCGCTGGAGGTCAAGATCATCGACCGCACGGCGCTGATCCTCGATATCTTCGCGCAGCACGCGCGCACGCGCGAGGGCCAACTGCAGGTCGAACTGGCGCAGTATGAGTACCGCTTGCCGCGGCTGACCCGCCTGTGGACGCACCTCGCACGCCAGGCCGGCGGCGGGGGAGGGGGGTCGGGTGTCGGCGTCGGTCTGCGCGGCCCCGGCGAAACGCAGTTGGAGGTCGACCGGCGCGATATCCGCTCGCGCATTAGCCAGCTTAAGAAAGAGTTGGAGCAGGTGCGTGCGCACCGCAAGCATTACCGCCAGCGCCGCGAGTCGAACAATGCGCCGGTGATCGCCATCGTCGGCTACACCAACGCCGGCAAGTCCACACTGCTCAACGCGCTGTCCGACGCGCACGTGCTGGCCGAGAACAAGCTGTTCGCCACCCTCGACCCGACCACGCGCCGCGTGAGGCTGCCATCCGGGCACGAAGCGTTGTTCACCGATACCGTCGGCTTCATCCAGAAACTGCCGACCCAACTGGTCGCGGCGTTCCGGGCGACGCTGGAGGAGATCAGCGACGCCGACCTGTTGCTGCACGTGGTCGACGCCACGCACCCGAACGCGCAAGGCCAGGCGCGCACGGTGGAGAGCGTCTTGCAAGAGTTGGACGCCGCCGGCAAGCCGACCCAGATCGTGCTGAACAAGCTCGATCGCTACACCGAAGATAGGGCGAAGTTGATCGAGGCGTTCCCGGACGCTATCCTGGTCTCGGCTGCGCAGGGCGATGGCATCGACCAACTGCTGGCGCGCGTTGAAGACGTGTTGGAAGCAGAATGGCCGGCGATGGACGTGCAGGTGCCGTTCACTGCCGGTGAACTCGTCGACCTGTTTCATCGCTTCGGCACGATCGATCGCGAAGAGCATCTGGCGGGCGGCACGCACATCCAGGGACGGATCCCGCCGCACTTGGCGGATCGTTTCCTGCCGTATGCCGTGCGGCGGCGGGGCACGCGGCACGCAATGCAGACGTGAGAAGATCGCGCGCTTCACAGTGCCAACCAATGTCGAAAACTGGCGTTTTTCGCGTTATTGATAGTCGCACTATGATTGTTATGTCAAGTAAGGCCGAATTACTGGAATTGTGCGAATATACTGCAAGCGGAGGGGGCGGCTATGCTGCAAGGTTGCGCTAAGGCGCTCGGTATTTCCGCGCTGGCGTTAGTTCTCGCCACGTGCGCGTTTTTGTCGGGGTTTGCATATAGCAGCGTGCTGCGCCCCGGCACCGGCGCCGCGCCGATCATTGCCCTGCCGGTGCCGGGAAGCGCGCCGGTGGCATCCGCACCGCCCGAGTTTGGCGTGTTCTGGGAAGCGTGGAACGTCATCCGCACCTCGTTCTACGGCAAGATTCCGAACGTCAAGCCAATGTCGTATGCCGCCATTCGCGGCGTGCTCAAAACGCTTGGCGACCAGCATACGGTCTTTCTCGAGCCACGCAACACTGCGGCCGAAGCAGAGCAGTTGCGCGGCGACTTTCAGGGCATCGGCGCCTACATCAACCTGGACAAAGACCAGTTCGTCATCACCGCGCCCATTCCCGGCTCGCCAGCCGAGAAAGCCGGCATCCTCGCGGGCGATATTATCCTCAAGGTGGGAGACAAGGACGTTAAGGGCCTCACGTTGGACGAGTTGGTGGCGTTAATCCGCGGTCCGCGCGGTTCCAAGGTCAGCCTGACCATATTTCGCACTACAAAACCCGATCCCGTCGTTATCGAGGTGGCCCGCGATATCATCAACCTGCCCAGTGTTATCTCGAAGATGCAGGACGACAACATCGGCTACGTGCGCTTGACTATTTTCGGTGAGAAGAGCAAGACCGAAGTCGCCGACGCCATCAACACGCTAAAGAGGCAAGGCGCAAAAGCGCTTGTGTTCGACCTGCGCGGAAATCCGGGCGGCTATCTGACCACGGCGATCGACGTGGCGGGCCAGTTTATCAAGGATGGCCCGGTCGCTTACGAGCGCGGCAAGGATGGCAACGAGCGCGAGTTTCGCGCGACCGGCAACGGCGCATGGATGGACGGTCCGCTCGTCGTGTTGATCGACAAGGGCAGCGCCAGTGCGTCGGAGATCGTGTCCGGGGCGATTCAAGACCGCAAGCGCGCGATCCTGCTCGGAGACACCAGCTTCGGCAAGGGCTCGGTGCAGGCCGTACACCAGCTCAGCGACAAGTCGTCCGTGCATATCACGATCGCCGAATGGTTGACGCCCAACAAGCGGCAAATCTCCGGCACCGGCCTGACGCCTGACATGTCCATCCCGATGTCAGCCGACGACGTAAAACGTGGTGTGGATACGCAGCTTGAAGCGGCGCTGAAGTATCTTAAGGAGAACAAGTAGATGCGCACCATTTTACGCGTGGCCGCGCTGGCCGTTATGTTCTTTGTGTTCACGACCGGCATGTTTGCCGCCGGGTATGTCGTGCAACAATATATGCCGCGCCCGGCCGTGCCTGCGACAAACGCCTCGGCCACGCCATCCCCCTCCCCTGCCGCCAGCCCGCAAGCGGGACAGGACGATTTCGGCGTTTTCTGGGAAGTCTGGGGTCTGCTGAAAGCCGAGTTCATCGGCAAACTGCCGGATGATAAGCAGATGACCTATGCGGCGATTCAAGGCGTCGTCGATTCGCTGGGCGACTCGCACACGACCTTCACCGACCCTAAACGCGCCGCGCTTCTGGAGTCCGATCTGGCCGGCAGCTTCGAGGGCATTGGCGCCACGGTCGAGCAGAAGAATGGCCAGATCGTGATAGTGGCTCCGTTGAAGGGACGCCCGGCGGAAAAGGCCGGATTGCTGGCCGGCGACATCGTGACAAAGATCGATGGCCAGACTACCGACGGCCTCTCGCTGACCGAGGCGATCCTGCGCATCCGCGGGCCCAAGGGCACCCAGGTCACGCTCACCGTGTTTCGCGCCGGCGCGCGCGACCCGATCGACATCTCAATCACGCGCGCAGCGATTGCGGTGGAGTCCGTCAACACGCGCCAGTTGGACAACGGCATCGCTTACATTCAGTTGACCGAGTTCACCGGGACCGCGTCGAAGGAGATGGACGACGCACTCAAGACCGCGCTGGCCGGCAATCCGAAAGGCATCGTGCTCGACTTGCGCGGCAATCCGGGCGGCTACCTGCAGACGGCGATCGAAATCGCCAGCGAATTCATCTCGAGCGGCGTGATCGTCAGCGAGCGCGACAAAGATGGCAAGACGACGGACCATCGCGCGCTGCCGGGCGGGCGGGCGACCAAGATCCCGATCGTCGTACTTGTGGACAAAGGCTCGGCAAGCGCGTCGGAGATTCTGTCAGGAGCGATTAAAGACAGCAAGCGTGGCGTGCTGGTCGGCGACACGACCTATGGCAAGGGCTCGGTACAGGTATCCAATCGCCTGAGCGACGATTCGCGCTTGACTGTGACTATCCGTCACTGGCTGACGCCCAGCGGGCGTGATATCGACGGGCAGGGCATCGAGCCGGACTTCGCGGTGCCGTTCCCGGAGTCCGACCGCAAAGGCGGGCGCGATCCGCAACTGGATCGCGCCGTAGAGTACCTCACCACCGGCAAGTGAGGTCTCATTCGGCGCACAGCGTATGAGCGAAACAACCAGGGTGCTGGCCAGCAACCGCCACGTCTACCACGACTTCTTCATCGACGAGACATTCGAGGCGGGGCTGGCGCTGACGGGCAGTGAGATCAAGTCGGTGCGCGCCGGACAGATCAACCTCAAGGAGTGTTACGCGACCATCCGTCACGGCGAGGTGTGGTTGATCGGTTCGCATATCGCGCCGTACGAACCGTCGAGTCGTGACAACCACGATCCGCTGCGCGACCGCCGGTTGCTCCTGCACAAGGGAGAGATCGTGCGCCTGGCGGCTAAGATCAAGCAGAAAGGCTTCACGCTG
This genomic interval carries:
- a CDS encoding M28 family peptidase, whose protein sequence is MKRHIALLAASIIVAATAALALFERRDADLPVAPTGTTAPLLFDGASAMRFAQAQCDIGPRPTGTAQGKQTGDTIIATLKSFGWSVEEQKFDYRAVPIRNIIAKRGQGAPVILGAHYDTRPRADQDPRSPASPIIGANDGASGVAVLLELARVLPALPAKSIWLAFFDAEDWGGIDGWPFSVGADYLAASLTQAPQAVVVLDMIGDRDLQIYYEQNSNMAIQQAIFGEAARLGYSANFIAQPRFSMTDDHTPFLQRGYAAVDLIDFDYPYWHTLADTCDKISAMSMEKVGRTMTSWLARSKAAP
- the hflX gene encoding GTPase HflX, translating into MKTRSYPTHAPAEKAFLVGVELKHDISSFHILDSLDELAQLCGTAGLEVVGQATQKLESVHPNTYVGKGKVEELVAWKRELNFDVAVFDDELLPRQGRELEDALEVKIIDRTALILDIFAQHARTREGQLQVELAQYEYRLPRLTRLWTHLARQAGGGGGGSGVGVGLRGPGETQLEVDRRDIRSRISQLKKELEQVRAHRKHYRQRRESNNAPVIAIVGYTNAGKSTLLNALSDAHVLAENKLFATLDPTTRRVRLPSGHEALFTDTVGFIQKLPTQLVAAFRATLEEISDADLLLHVVDATHPNAQGQARTVESVLQELDAAGKPTQIVLNKLDRYTEDRAKLIEAFPDAILVSAAQGDGIDQLLARVEDVLEAEWPAMDVQVPFTAGELVDLFHRFGTIDREEHLAGGTHIQGRIPPHLADRFLPYAVRRRGTRHAMQT
- a CDS encoding S41 family peptidase, which encodes MLQGCAKALGISALALVLATCAFLSGFAYSSVLRPGTGAAPIIALPVPGSAPVASAPPEFGVFWEAWNVIRTSFYGKIPNVKPMSYAAIRGVLKTLGDQHTVFLEPRNTAAEAEQLRGDFQGIGAYINLDKDQFVITAPIPGSPAEKAGILAGDIILKVGDKDVKGLTLDELVALIRGPRGSKVSLTIFRTTKPDPVVIEVARDIINLPSVISKMQDDNIGYVRLTIFGEKSKTEVADAINTLKRQGAKALVFDLRGNPGGYLTTAIDVAGQFIKDGPVAYERGKDGNEREFRATGNGAWMDGPLVVLIDKGSASASEIVSGAIQDRKRAILLGDTSFGKGSVQAVHQLSDKSSVHITIAEWLTPNKRQISGTGLTPDMSIPMSADDVKRGVDTQLEAALKYLKENK
- a CDS encoding alpha-ketoacid dehydrogenase subunit beta, giving the protein MMEMTYRDAIREALREEMTRDERVMIMGEEVGVWGGSYAVTQGLMKEFGEKRVKDTPIAEGIIVGAGIGAAMGGLRPVCELMTINFGLLAADMLINHAAKLHYMFAGQIKVPLVVRSVGGGGRQLAATHSQSLEVLFAYVPGMKVVMPSTPYDAKGMLKAAIRDDNPVLFIEHSLLYPIKGDVPEGDYTVPLGVSDIKREGADVTIVAYSRMVHVALEAADRLATEGISAEVIDLRTLRPLDIQPLIESFKKTNHAIIVEEDWRTYGIGAEIACQVYEQAFDYLDAPIVRCAGLEVPMPYAKNLEALAIPGVGDVVRAAKELVG
- a CDS encoding 2-oxo acid dehydrogenase subunit E2, whose product is MATNIIMPKLGFDMSSGKVVRWLKTEGAAVRRGEAVLEIETDKATVEVQAEVDGILGSIIVAEGDVPVGNAIGQILAAGESMGAAAPAAAPIAKATVTAAPGKSAESTPRPTIAAPSGTALNAGGRIVASPIARRLAQEMSVDLTRIKGTGPGGRIVRDDVKAQKASQPAAQALAAIPSAAPAAGDLLLTRMRQTIARRMAESKGPIPQFYITSEVDMGAAMAVVNQMLEAGKAEDLRVSPLTLVMKACGLMLRKYPALNASFGGDRLIMHERVNIGVAVAIEGGLLTPVVPDCDQKSVAQIARDTRAAAERARSGKLNTDDMSQGTFSISNLGMFDVEHFVAIVNPPEAAILALGTAKEAPVVENGQLKTGWRMKMTLSADHRITDGAEAARFLQEVKKLLQTPMALFL
- a CDS encoding S41 family peptidase — translated: MRTILRVAALAVMFFVFTTGMFAAGYVVQQYMPRPAVPATNASATPSPSPAASPQAGQDDFGVFWEVWGLLKAEFIGKLPDDKQMTYAAIQGVVDSLGDSHTTFTDPKRAALLESDLAGSFEGIGATVEQKNGQIVIVAPLKGRPAEKAGLLAGDIVTKIDGQTTDGLSLTEAILRIRGPKGTQVTLTVFRAGARDPIDISITRAAIAVESVNTRQLDNGIAYIQLTEFTGTASKEMDDALKTALAGNPKGIVLDLRGNPGGYLQTAIEIASEFISSGVIVSERDKDGKTTDHRALPGGRATKIPIVVLVDKGSASASEILSGAIKDSKRGVLVGDTTYGKGSVQVSNRLSDDSRLTVTIRHWLTPSGRDIDGQGIEPDFAVPFPESDRKGGRDPQLDRAVEYLTTGK
- the smpB gene encoding SsrA-binding protein SmpB, which codes for MSETTRVLASNRHVYHDFFIDETFEAGLALTGSEIKSVRAGQINLKECYATIRHGEVWLIGSHIAPYEPSSRDNHDPLRDRRLLLHKGEIVRLAAKIKQKGFTLVATRVYLKKNRAKIEIGLARGKKQYDKRDTIAARDAKREIDRAVKQR